The following proteins come from a genomic window of Deltaproteobacteria bacterium:
- a CDS encoding histidine phosphatase family protein, with amino-acid sequence MQHLRRTRLYLVRHGATPYNLVHQIAGSTDVELGDQGRADLARLREALDAVALDAVVASPQRRAAETARILVGGRGLPVVWAPELRERDFGRWEGRTFQDIIDEQPDGGASIMRGPFVAKFDVAEKDGVFVPRVRRAIFEKIIERFRDRDVLVVSHAGVLMMATAILLGLDPTTDFATFRIDNGGVTRIDWYDGVPHVGYLNRLVSVSGGVL; translated from the coding sequence ATGCAACACCTCCGACGCACCCGTCTCTACCTCGTTCGCCACGGCGCGACCCCGTACAACCTCGTCCATCAGATCGCCGGATCGACGGACGTGGAACTCGGCGACCAGGGCCGCGCGGATCTCGCTCGGCTTCGCGAGGCGCTGGACGCGGTCGCGCTGGACGCGGTGGTCGCCAGTCCGCAAAGACGCGCGGCGGAGACGGCCCGGATTTTGGTTGGGGGGCGCGGCCTGCCCGTCGTATGGGCGCCGGAACTTCGCGAACGCGATTTCGGACGATGGGAAGGTAGGACGTTTCAGGACATCATCGACGAGCAGCCCGACGGCGGCGCGTCGATCATGCGCGGACCTTTCGTCGCGAAATTCGACGTGGCGGAGAAGGACGGAGTCTTTGTTCCTCGGGTGCGTCGGGCAATCTTCGAGAAAATCATCGAACGTTTTCGGGACCGGGACGTGCTCGTCGTCAGCCACGCCGGCGTGCTGATGATGGCGACGGCGATCCTGCTCGGGCTCGACCCCACGACGGACTTCGCGACGTTTCGTATCGACAACGGCGGCGTCACGCGCATCGACTGGTACGACGGCGTACCGCACGTGGGATATCTCAATCGGCTTGTGAGCGTGTCGGGCGGCGTGTTATGA